A DNA window from Paraburkholderia sp. IMGN_8 contains the following coding sequences:
- a CDS encoding class II aldolase/adducin family protein — protein sequence MNIPSLKEAVGQEEWQLRCDLAACYRLVALHGWTDLVFTHISAKIPGPDHRFLINPYGLLFEEITASSLIAVDQEGNKLNESPFSVNGAGFVIHSAIHAAREDAQCVLHTHTHAGVAVSAQKQGVLPISQQSTFVLGSLAYHDYEGVALRDEEKPRLQADLGNANFLMLRNHGLLTVGGSVADAFLSMYFFEATCQIQLAALSGGGELLQVDPQIVEGASAAARSQTAGKGGAFVWPALLRKLDRIDPSYCT from the coding sequence ATGAATATCCCTTCTCTCAAGGAAGCCGTCGGTCAAGAAGAATGGCAGCTTCGCTGTGATTTGGCGGCGTGTTACCGGCTCGTGGCGCTCCATGGTTGGACAGACTTGGTCTTCACTCACATCAGTGCGAAGATCCCGGGCCCCGACCACCGTTTCCTCATCAACCCCTATGGTCTGTTGTTCGAGGAAATCACCGCGTCCTCGTTGATCGCGGTTGACCAGGAGGGCAACAAGCTCAACGAATCCCCATTCAGTGTGAACGGCGCAGGGTTCGTCATCCACAGCGCGATTCATGCCGCCCGCGAAGACGCCCAGTGCGTGCTTCATACCCACACGCATGCGGGGGTCGCGGTCAGCGCCCAGAAACAGGGAGTCCTGCCGATATCGCAGCAGTCTACCTTCGTACTTGGCTCGCTCGCCTATCACGACTACGAAGGCGTGGCCCTTCGGGATGAAGAGAAACCCCGCCTCCAAGCCGATCTCGGCAACGCGAATTTCCTCATGCTGCGTAACCACGGGCTGCTGACGGTCGGGGGCTCGGTCGCCGACGCATTCCTCTCAATGTATTTTTTCGAGGCCACGTGCCAGATTCAGTTGGCCGCGCTGTCGGGCGGCGGAGAGCTGCTCCAGGTGGACCCGCAAATCGTTGAAGGCGCGTCTGCAGCGGCCCGAAGCCAGACGGCGGGTAAAGGTGGGGCGTTCGTGTGGCCCGCTCTGCTGCGCAAGCTCGATCGCATCGATCCGAGCTACTGCACCTGA
- a CDS encoding SAM-dependent chlorinase/fluorinase: protein MLALFTDFGADDIYVGQVRVALLRHAAAGTPIIDVLHTAPNYNSQAGAHLLAALAQWYPPDSVFLAVVDPGVGSERDAVVLQADGQRFVGPDNGLLSVVAARAARTRTWRIIWRPAALSASFHGRDLFAPMAAWVSRGASPHDKLVETTGLRVQLDAGDLAEIIYIDHYGNALTGLRAGAVPRTARLSIADADVEYARVFSDAMAGQAFWYENSIGLVEIAVNRGSAATQLGVRIGTPVQVNRGP from the coding sequence ATGCTCGCACTCTTTACCGATTTCGGGGCCGACGACATCTATGTCGGACAGGTACGTGTCGCCTTGTTGCGACACGCGGCAGCCGGCACCCCCATCATCGACGTGCTGCATACTGCCCCAAACTATAACTCGCAGGCAGGCGCGCATCTGCTCGCGGCACTTGCGCAGTGGTATCCGCCAGATAGTGTCTTTCTGGCCGTGGTAGATCCCGGCGTGGGTAGCGAGCGGGATGCCGTCGTGCTGCAAGCCGACGGGCAGCGGTTCGTCGGGCCGGACAACGGGCTGCTCTCGGTCGTGGCGGCGCGCGCGGCGCGTACCCGGACCTGGCGGATTATCTGGCGTCCCGCCGCGCTCTCCGCCTCATTTCATGGTCGCGACCTGTTCGCCCCGATGGCAGCATGGGTCAGCCGCGGCGCGTCGCCTCACGACAAGCTCGTTGAGACGACAGGCTTGCGTGTACAGTTGGATGCGGGCGATCTCGCCGAGATCATATACATAGATCACTACGGCAATGCGCTGACGGGGCTGCGGGCTGGAGCGGTGCCGAGGACTGCACGGCTGAGCATTGCAGATGCCGACGTCGAATATGCCCGGGTCTTTTCCGACGCAATGGCCGGTCAAGCCTTCTGGTACGAAAACTCGATCGGGCTTGTCGAGATCGCCGTGAATCGCGGCAGCGCCGCGACGCAGCTTGGCGTACGCATCGGAACTCCCGTTCAAGTGAACAGGGGGCCGTGA
- a CDS encoding TraR/DksA C4-type zinc finger protein has protein sequence MITLTSSELALLQHRLCERRRELLAALHGEYGDLAGTRPPEALGPESHPDETASRKAGDELRAALARHDCDELQQIDAALARIAAGLYGTCVECGDPIGYERLAAAPYTARCVSCQTAFEQHRHIRQ, from the coding sequence ATGATCACCCTCACCTCTTCCGAACTCGCGCTGTTACAGCACAGGCTCTGCGAGCGCCGTCGCGAGTTGCTGGCGGCGCTGCACGGCGAATACGGAGATCTCGCCGGAACCCGACCGCCCGAAGCGCTGGGCCCCGAGTCGCATCCCGACGAGACCGCATCGCGCAAGGCGGGCGACGAGTTGCGCGCTGCGCTCGCGCGGCACGACTGCGACGAACTGCAGCAGATCGACGCCGCGCTGGCACGCATCGCCGCCGGCCTCTACGGCACTTGCGTCGAGTGCGGCGACCCAATCGGCTATGAGCGGCTTGCCGCCGCGCCCTACACGGCCCGCTGCGTTTCATGCCAAACCGCGTTTGAACAACACCGCCACATCCGCCAATAA
- a CDS encoding type II toxin-antitoxin system RelE/ParE family toxin — protein MIVQILPDAEADLEAIGDYMARDNPRRALGFVRELREKCTRLADICLAFPIVPRYEDRGVRHRVHGGHQIFYRVVGEPPERIDVIHVLHSARNYAAILFP, from the coding sequence ATGATTGTCCAGATTCTTCCTGACGCTGAAGCCGACCTTGAGGCGATCGGCGATTACATGGCCCGCGACAACCCCCGTCGTGCGCTGGGTTTCGTGCGCGAGTTGCGCGAGAAGTGCACGCGGCTTGCCGACATTTGCCTTGCATTCCCGATCGTACCGCGCTACGAAGACCGTGGCGTGCGTCACCGGGTTCATGGCGGTCACCAGATTTTCTACCGTGTCGTTGGCGAGCCTCCCGAGCGCATCGACGTTATTCACGTCCTGCACAGCGCGCGCAACTACGCCGCGATCCTTTTTCCCTGA
- a CDS encoding MvdD family ATP-grasp ribosomal peptide maturase: protein MSDRHRRPVILIITHSNDNESIPLVMDAVAEQGGIAYRFDTDEFPTNVQLSNRYSGDQEHLVLTCDRYELDLGTVSAVWYRRVAIGQRIPETMDPQLRRAAIDESRAVVQGMIASLDAFHLDPVYRLRRAENKQLQLKIAREVGLEIPRTVITNEPEAVRLFARECSQGIVMKTLSSFAIYERGEQKVVFTNSVQTKDLEHLTDLSYCPATFQEHVPKALELRTTIVADRVFTAAIDSQRSEKSRIDWRRDGFGLIDQWEPYELPAKVEERLLHLMRLLGLNYGAADFILTPDGHHVFLEVNPVGEFFWLEKYRGLPLSGAIAHLLVSNQRGR from the coding sequence ATGTCCGATCGGCATCGACGGCCGGTGATTCTGATTATCACCCATAGCAACGACAACGAGAGTATTCCGCTGGTGATGGATGCCGTAGCGGAACAAGGTGGCATCGCCTATCGGTTCGATACCGATGAATTTCCCACCAACGTTCAACTTAGCAACCGGTACAGTGGCGACCAGGAACACCTGGTGCTCACATGCGACCGCTACGAGCTGGACCTCGGCACCGTATCCGCTGTATGGTACCGGCGCGTGGCCATCGGTCAGCGCATCCCTGAGACGATGGACCCGCAACTGAGACGGGCCGCGATCGACGAATCGCGAGCCGTGGTACAGGGTATGATCGCCAGCCTCGACGCCTTTCATCTTGATCCCGTCTACCGTCTGCGCCGCGCCGAAAACAAACAGCTCCAGTTAAAGATCGCCAGAGAGGTCGGACTGGAGATTCCACGCACCGTGATCACCAATGAGCCAGAAGCGGTGCGTCTGTTCGCACGCGAATGCAGCCAGGGAATCGTCATGAAAACCTTGTCCTCGTTTGCCATCTATGAACGAGGCGAACAGAAGGTGGTCTTTACCAACTCTGTCCAAACCAAGGACCTTGAACACCTCACCGATCTCAGTTACTGCCCGGCCACCTTTCAGGAACACGTTCCCAAGGCCCTGGAACTCAGGACCACAATCGTCGCTGACCGGGTGTTTACCGCCGCCATCGATTCCCAGCGTTCGGAAAAATCCCGTATCGATTGGCGCCGTGATGGTTTTGGACTCATCGATCAATGGGAACCGTATGAGCTTCCGGCCAAGGTCGAGGAACGACTTCTGCATCTCATGCGGTTGTTGGGCCTCAACTATGGCGCAGCAGATTTCATCCTCACCCCCGATGGTCATCACGTCTTTCTGGAGGTCAACCCGGTGGGCGAGTTCTTCTGGCTGGAAAAATACCGAGGATTGCCGCTCTCCGGCGCGATCGCCCACCTGCTTGTTTCGAACCAAAGAGGTCGGTGA
- a CDS encoding CapA family protein, producing MNCITLFLCGDVMLGRGIDQIMAHPNRPHLFEPCVRSAKDYVSLAEAKSGPLPQCVPFDYVWGDALHELERVSPDARIINLETAVTCSEDAWPRKGIHYRMHPANVPVLSAAKIDCCALANNHVLDWGYRGLTETLDTLHAAAIHTAGAGQDEVEAATPALIDLAGGGRVLIFAFATESSGVSEDWAAVRGRAGVNRLKDLSADCVRVIAAQVHTVRQPADIVVVSIHWGANFDFDIPVSQRHFARGLIDSAAADVVHGHSSHHVKGIEVYRDKLILYGAGDFINDYEGITGEESYRGDLALMYFPTLDPGTGKLVELSMTPIQTRRFCINRAPQEGIQWLEETLNRESRPLGAGVKRHADDTFVLRAVT from the coding sequence ATGAACTGCATCACGCTGTTTCTGTGCGGGGACGTGATGTTGGGGCGTGGTATCGATCAGATAATGGCGCATCCCAACCGACCCCATCTCTTCGAGCCCTGCGTGCGTTCGGCGAAAGACTATGTGAGCCTTGCCGAGGCGAAATCCGGCCCCTTGCCGCAGTGTGTCCCGTTCGACTATGTGTGGGGCGATGCGCTGCACGAACTGGAGCGTGTGAGTCCTGACGCACGCATCATCAATCTGGAGACGGCCGTCACGTGTAGCGAGGACGCATGGCCGAGGAAGGGCATCCACTACCGCATGCATCCTGCCAATGTACCTGTCCTGAGCGCTGCGAAAATCGACTGCTGCGCGCTCGCGAACAATCACGTGCTCGACTGGGGCTACCGTGGGTTGACCGAAACCCTGGATACCCTGCATGCAGCCGCTATTCATACGGCGGGCGCAGGGCAGGACGAGGTCGAGGCGGCCACGCCCGCCCTGATCGACCTGGCGGGCGGCGGGAGAGTGCTGATCTTTGCCTTTGCGACGGAAAGCAGCGGCGTGAGTGAGGACTGGGCTGCCGTCCGGGGCCGCGCTGGCGTGAACCGGCTCAAGGATCTGTCCGCCGACTGCGTGCGCGTGATCGCGGCACAGGTCCATACTGTCAGGCAGCCTGCCGATATTGTTGTCGTCTCTATCCATTGGGGTGCGAACTTCGATTTCGACATACCCGTGTCGCAGCGACATTTCGCGCGCGGCCTCATAGATTCGGCAGCAGCAGATGTCGTACACGGGCATTCATCGCATCACGTGAAGGGCATCGAGGTGTATCGGGACAAGCTCATCCTGTACGGCGCAGGCGACTTCATCAATGACTATGAAGGCATCACCGGTGAAGAATCGTATCGCGGCGACCTCGCGCTGATGTATTTCCCCACCCTCGATCCTGGTACGGGCAAGCTGGTCGAGCTGTCGATGACACCGATCCAGACAAGGCGCTTCTGCATCAACCGGGCGCCTCAAGAAGGCATTCAATGGCTGGAAGAAACGCTCAATCGGGAGAGCCGACCTTTAGGCGCTGGTGTGAAGCGGCACGCGGACGATACGTTTGTGTTGCGTGCGGTGACTTAG
- a CDS encoding microviridin/marinostatin family tricyclic proteinase inhibitor, with the protein MSDVKIKDLSPVPFFAHFLEGQFSRELTGEEMKALRGGSAVTMAAPSDQEGVPIGELPDIQALLRSGLAPIQNNSLTPHPVTMAYPSDGEVAHVPR; encoded by the coding sequence ATGTCTGACGTCAAAATCAAAGATCTGTCACCGGTCCCGTTTTTTGCGCATTTTCTGGAAGGTCAGTTCTCCAGGGAACTCACTGGGGAGGAGATGAAAGCTCTACGCGGTGGCTCAGCCGTGACGATGGCCGCCCCTTCCGACCAGGAGGGCGTGCCGATCGGGGAGTTGCCCGATATTCAGGCACTGCTCCGGAGTGGGCTTGCTCCCATTCAGAATAACTCTCTCACGCCACACCCGGTGACGATGGCGTATCCCTCAGACGGAGAAGTCGCCCACGTCCCCCGCTAG
- a CDS encoding type II toxin-antitoxin system ParD family antitoxin translates to MINADLGEQLEDYVAKLVKSGRYGSESEVLREGVKLIQDREMQLNALDAVIDRGIVDSEAGRGKPAGDVFDRLEAKYRAMASTRQ, encoded by the coding sequence ATGATCAATGCGGATCTTGGGGAACAGCTTGAGGACTACGTCGCGAAGTTGGTTAAGTCGGGTCGCTACGGCTCGGAGAGCGAGGTGCTGCGCGAAGGCGTGAAGCTCATTCAGGATCGCGAAATGCAACTCAACGCACTGGATGCGGTCATCGATCGCGGCATTGTCGATTCGGAGGCAGGACGGGGCAAGCCCGCCGGAGATGTGTTCGACAGGCTTGAAGCAAAGTATCGTGCGATGGCGAGCACCAGGCAATGA
- a CDS encoding HD domain-containing protein, whose translation MNARTAFTCFQESTEQDWKLIGREFVAFSKGLPDRVMAHLRLFEGDYGGFPIDRYAHSLQTASRALRDGRDEEYVVCALLHDIGDTLGTFNHPDIAASILKPFVSDANFWMVAHHGIFQGYYFFHHLGMDRDMRLQFVDNPHFEYTAEFCELYDSPAFDPKAEILPLSEFEPMLRRVLAKPRTTLYEKVMVVGKQAPEVC comes from the coding sequence ATGAATGCACGCACCGCCTTCACCTGTTTTCAGGAAAGCACCGAACAAGACTGGAAGCTGATCGGAAGGGAGTTTGTGGCCTTCTCCAAGGGGCTGCCGGATCGCGTCATGGCGCACTTGCGGCTATTTGAAGGCGACTACGGCGGTTTTCCCATCGACCGCTATGCCCACTCTCTGCAAACTGCAAGCCGTGCCTTGCGCGATGGGCGCGACGAGGAATACGTCGTCTGTGCCCTGCTGCACGACATCGGTGACACGCTGGGCACTTTCAACCACCCTGACATCGCCGCTTCCATTTTGAAGCCATTTGTCAGCGACGCAAACTTCTGGATGGTCGCGCACCACGGCATCTTTCAAGGGTACTACTTCTTCCATCACCTGGGCATGGACCGTGACATGCGGTTGCAGTTTGTGGACAACCCGCATTTCGAGTACACCGCTGAGTTTTGTGAGCTCTACGATAGTCCGGCGTTCGATCCCAAAGCGGAAATACTGCCGCTGTCCGAATTCGAGCCCATGCTCCGGCGGGTACTGGCAAAGCCGCGAACTACTCTTTACGAGAAGGTAATGGTGGTGGGCAAGCAAGCGCCTGAGGTGTGCTGA
- a CDS encoding transglycosylase domain-containing protein yields MFREHCARWLARIQSRAAVSTIARLVFSSALRRLRHPTRRGIALALAALPALFLLYVLALVPFTPGIGDIRRARVDRPALIVSSDGKRLEEFKPVNREWVSLKQISPYMVDALIATEDRRFYEHHGIDWKRTASAALHTFSGDRQGGSTITQQLARNLYPDEIGRAPTLTRKLREAITAYKIEAVYSKDQILETYLNTVPFLYNAYGVEMAARTYFGKSADQLDILESATLVGMLKANSAYNPVLNPERALQRRNTVLGQMNKYGKLKPDAYSWLKRQPLNVDFELQTAPPGAAPHFSAQLRKWLIAWADRNGYNIYTDGLVVRTTIDSRLQAMATQAMDWQTNQLQRIANDAWNERTGCWPGNDLFQTFIRQTPDYHAVRDAGQSDQAALRKLGTNPTFVRALCRSKTQIQAGFVAIDPRNGDIKAWVGSRDFSDEPFDHVQQARRQPGSTFKPFVYGAAFADGARPSDTIVDRNVAIPLTGHAIWRPTDAEPPTDRPMTLRDALVYSRNRVTAQLMQKERPEKVAQLARAMGVRESPLEAVPSLALGTSPVTLKEMVSAYSTIANRGAYIEPRMVTRIEDHDGKVLAEFASASPEQALPAGAAQTLVDVMRDVVNRGTGAGIRTRFGIRADVAGKTGTTQDNTDSWFILMHPQLVAGAWVGFDDGRVTLGNDYWGEGAHSALPMVGAFYDMALRARVIDPDAQFGPETRSPRTVHTRRHRHFLFWRF; encoded by the coding sequence TTGTTTCGTGAGCATTGCGCACGGTGGCTCGCCCGCATCCAATCGCGGGCCGCCGTCAGCACGATAGCCAGACTCGTTTTCAGCAGCGCGCTGCGCCGCCTTCGCCACCCGACGCGACGCGGCATCGCGCTGGCGCTCGCCGCGTTACCGGCGCTGTTCCTGCTGTACGTGCTTGCGCTCGTGCCGTTTACGCCGGGCATCGGCGACATCCGCAGAGCCCGCGTCGATCGGCCAGCATTGATTGTGTCGTCCGACGGCAAACGGCTCGAGGAGTTCAAGCCGGTCAATCGCGAGTGGGTGTCGCTCAAGCAGATCTCGCCGTACATGGTGGATGCATTGATCGCGACCGAAGACCGACGCTTCTACGAGCATCACGGCATCGACTGGAAGCGCACCGCATCGGCCGCGTTGCATACGTTCTCCGGCGACCGGCAAGGCGGCTCGACGATCACGCAGCAGCTCGCGCGCAACCTGTATCCCGACGAAATTGGCCGCGCGCCGACCCTCACTCGCAAGCTCAGGGAAGCGATCACGGCGTACAAAATCGAAGCCGTGTACAGCAAGGATCAGATCCTCGAGACGTACCTGAACACGGTGCCGTTCCTGTACAACGCCTACGGCGTGGAAATGGCCGCACGCACCTACTTTGGCAAATCGGCCGATCAGCTCGACATCCTCGAAAGCGCGACGCTCGTCGGCATGCTGAAGGCCAACAGTGCCTACAACCCTGTGCTCAATCCCGAGCGCGCGTTGCAGCGGCGAAACACAGTGCTCGGGCAGATGAACAAGTATGGGAAGCTCAAGCCCGACGCCTACAGCTGGTTGAAGCGACAACCGCTCAACGTCGATTTCGAGTTGCAGACCGCGCCGCCGGGCGCCGCGCCGCATTTCTCGGCGCAGTTGCGCAAGTGGCTGATCGCGTGGGCCGATCGCAACGGCTACAACATCTATACCGACGGGCTAGTCGTGCGCACGACCATCGATTCCCGTCTGCAGGCGATGGCGACGCAGGCAATGGACTGGCAGACGAACCAGTTGCAACGGATCGCGAACGACGCATGGAACGAACGCACAGGCTGCTGGCCGGGTAACGACCTGTTCCAGACATTCATCCGGCAGACGCCCGACTACCACGCCGTACGCGATGCTGGTCAATCGGATCAGGCCGCGCTCAGGAAGCTCGGCACGAACCCCACATTCGTCCGCGCGCTCTGCCGGAGCAAGACGCAGATCCAGGCGGGTTTTGTCGCGATCGATCCGCGCAACGGAGATATCAAGGCATGGGTCGGCAGCCGCGACTTCAGCGACGAACCGTTCGATCACGTGCAGCAGGCGCGGCGTCAGCCGGGTTCGACGTTCAAGCCGTTCGTCTACGGCGCAGCCTTTGCGGACGGCGCGCGGCCGAGCGATACGATCGTCGACCGGAACGTCGCCATTCCGCTGACCGGCCATGCGATCTGGCGGCCGACCGACGCGGAACCGCCCACGGACCGACCGATGACGCTGCGCGACGCGCTCGTGTATTCGCGCAACCGCGTCACCGCTCAGCTCATGCAAAAAGAACGCCCCGAGAAGGTCGCACAGCTCGCGCGCGCGATGGGCGTGCGCGAGAGTCCGCTCGAAGCGGTGCCGTCGCTCGCGCTCGGCACGAGCCCAGTCACACTCAAGGAAATGGTGTCGGCGTACAGCACGATCGCGAACCGCGGCGCCTATATCGAACCGCGCATGGTCACGCGCATCGAGGATCACGACGGCAAGGTGCTTGCCGAATTCGCGAGCGCGTCGCCCGAACAGGCGCTGCCCGCCGGCGCAGCGCAAACGCTCGTAGACGTAATGCGCGACGTCGTTAACCGGGGCACCGGCGCGGGCATCCGGACGCGCTTCGGGATTCGCGCCGACGTGGCTGGCAAGACGGGCACGACGCAGGACAACACGGATAGCTGGTTCATCCTGATGCATCCGCAACTGGTCGCGGGCGCATGGGTGGGTTTCGACGATGGGCGCGTGACGCTTGGCAACGACTATTGGGGCGAGGGCGCGCACAGTGCCTTGCCGATGGTGGGCGCGTTCTACGACATGGCGCTGCGCGCGAGAGTCATTGATCCGGATGCGCAGTTCGGCCCCGAGACCCGGTCACCTCGCACGGTCCATACGCGACGGCATCGACACTTCCTCTTCTGGAGGTTCTGA
- a CDS encoding Crp/Fnr family transcriptional regulator — protein MSLTDSIDDLLRQMSSDFWFGGLDVHERRVLLSSFEPMNLLAGEYVFRKDDQPDGIYGLVNGVLKASTLREDGKEAILAVLEAGNWFGESSVIDGMPRGHDFMALVPSRVLHVQQQHCEELLRHSTFARALARLQSMHLRAVYAMLEDATLRSTRARVARRLRRLASGDATPRSTERHAIPITQENLAMMLGISRQTLVLELKVLAAHGAISIGYGRVKIESMGQLREFELDP, from the coding sequence ATGTCGCTTACCGATTCCATCGATGATCTGCTGAGGCAAATGTCTTCTGATTTCTGGTTCGGAGGGCTCGACGTTCACGAACGTCGCGTTCTTCTGTCCAGCTTCGAGCCGATGAATTTGCTCGCGGGCGAGTACGTATTTCGGAAAGACGATCAACCTGACGGCATATATGGGCTCGTCAATGGCGTGCTGAAGGCTTCAACGCTGCGTGAGGACGGCAAGGAGGCCATCCTTGCCGTCCTCGAAGCGGGAAACTGGTTTGGCGAGTCCTCCGTTATCGACGGGATGCCACGTGGGCACGACTTCATGGCGCTCGTACCGTCCAGGGTTCTGCACGTCCAGCAGCAACACTGCGAAGAATTATTGCGGCACAGTACGTTCGCGCGAGCCTTAGCGCGTTTGCAGTCCATGCACCTGCGTGCTGTGTACGCCATGCTCGAGGATGCGACGCTCAGGTCAACGCGGGCTCGCGTCGCTCGCCGCTTGCGGCGACTCGCATCCGGTGACGCGACACCCCGGTCCACAGAGCGTCACGCTATCCCGATCACCCAGGAGAACCTGGCGATGATGCTGGGGATCAGCCGCCAGACCCTCGTGCTCGAACTCAAGGTACTGGCAGCGCACGGAGCCATCTCCATCGGCTATGGCCGCGTCAAGATCGAGTCCATGGGTCAACTTAGGGAATTCGAGCTCGATCCGTAG